Proteins encoded within one genomic window of Panicum virgatum strain AP13 chromosome 1N, P.virgatum_v5, whole genome shotgun sequence:
- the LOC120655486 gene encoding G-type lectin S-receptor-like serine/threonine-protein kinase At2g19130 codes for MPLATSSSRRMADFGMAKIMGRDFSRALTTMRGTFGYLAPEWITGTPITPKVDVYSYGMVLLEIISGRRNSQTPSFTGEDHDVYFPVYVAQKLVEGDVGSLADHMLHGDINLDEVERACKVACWCIQDNEFDRPTMGEVVQILEGLVEFSTPPIPRLLQAIANTSNSTSS; via the exons ATGCCGCTAGCGACAAGCTCATCTCGAAGAATGGCAG ATTTTGGGATGGCGAAAATCATGGGACGGGATTTTAGCCGAGCATTGACGACGATGAGAGGAACTTTTGGGTACTTGGCACCTGAATGGATCACTGGCACTCCTATAACGCCAAAAGTCGATGTTTACAGCTATGGTATGGTGTTACTAGAAATAATATCTGGAAGGAGGAACTCACAAACACCAAGTTTTACTGGGGAAGATCATGATGTTTATTTCCCGGTGTATGTAGCACAAAAGCTTGTTGAAGGAGATGTTGGGAGCTTGGCAGATCACATGTTacatggtgatatcaatcttgATGAGGTCGAAAGAGCTTGCAAAGTTGCATGTTGGTGCATCCAAGATAATGAATTTGATCGCCCAACAATGGGAGAGGTTGTTCAAATTCTCGAAGGCCTAGTTGAATTCTCCACGCCTCCCATTCCAAGATTGCTTCAAGCTATTGCTAACACATCAAATTCGACTTCCTCCTGA
- the LOC120655485 gene encoding uncharacterized protein LOC120655485 isoform X3, with protein sequence MALIPEGPSPCSSGAAPAYLKFPNPPPHGMEVETPPPPHGMEVETPPPPPVTAAAAAISSVLGDDDLLREILLRLGLPTSLLRAALVCRRWLRHASDPTFIRRFRAVHPPRLLGAYLATSAGLAPRLRFLPIRPVPELAAAARRAGAFFDAFKGSATSVYDSRSGRLLVTTFDDRHDSTRQVCGPLSPAGNTAVVPPPPPPPPIQLTNDDECLIYHYGEFLPDDDDGRSYFCVVMGYSELQTTVYLYELQDMSWVVRASAAAQLPLLPPRSRVMLFDNSKFYMLSATNKILVCDFPSSSISVMELPNGVLNKHGGCIMLSRGDGSGIFLVHVKESQLQIFHCGKDSDNPGNWLLVDYICLRQVCANLDMTTWPSVDGQSASVKICTVGDNARFVFLEMFGAVVFLDITSRQADKVYQLTPEDKELVSVRPLMLIWPPVFPPMKEGCDQKESCTAQTAA encoded by the exons ATGGCCCTGATTCCTGAAGGCCCGAGCCCCTGTTCCTCTGGAGCGGCACCGGCCTACCTGAAATTCCCAAACCCGCCGCCGCACGGAATGGAGGtcgagacgccgccgccgccgcacggaaTGGAGGtcgagacgccgccgccgccgcctgtcaccgccgccgcggcggccattTCCTCGGTGCTCGGCGACGATGACCTCCTGCGCGagatcctcctccgcctcggcctcccaactagcctcctccgcgccgccctcgTGTGCCGGCGCTGGCTCCGCCACGCTTCAGACCCGACCTTCATCCGCCGGTTCCGAGCCGTCcacccgccgcgcctcctcggCGCCTACCTCGCCACCTCCGCCGGCCTCGCTCCGCGCCTGCGGTTCCTCCCGATCCGCCCGGtcccggagctcgccgccgcggcccgccgcgccggcgccttcTTCGACGCCTTCAAGGGCTCCGCCACCTCCGTCTACGACAGCCGCAGCGGTCGCCTCCTCGTCACCACCTTCGACGACCGCCACGACTCCACGCGCCAGGTCTGCGGCCCGCTGTCCCCCGCGGGGAACACGGCCGTGgtcccgccgcccccgcccccgccgccgatccAGCTCACCAACGACGACGAGTGCCTCATATACCACTATGGTGAGTTCCTccccgacgatgacgacggccgcTCCTACTTCTGCGTGGTGATGGGGTACAGCGAGCTGCAGACCACCGTCTACCTGTACGAGCTGCAGGACATGAGCTGGGTTGTCAGAGCCTCGGCGGCCGCGCAGCTCCCTTTATTGCCACCGAGATCGAGGGTTATGCTCTTTGATAATTCCAAATTCTACATGCTGTCCGCAACCAACAAGATTCTTGTATGCGATTTTCCATCCTCGAGTATCTCAGTCATGGAGCTCCCAAATGGGGTGTTGAACAAGCACGGCGGTTGCATCATGCTGTCCCGGGGAGACGGTTCTGGAATTTTTCTCGTGCATGTTAAAGAATCTCAGCTTCAAATCTTCCACTGCGGGAAGGACAGTGATAATCCAGGGAACTGGTTACTAGTGGATTATATTTGTTTGCGTCAGGTGTGCGCTAATTTGGATATGACAACTTGGCCTTCTGTGGATGGACAGAGTGCTAGTGTTAAGATATGCACTGTTGGGGACAATGCCAGATTTGTGTTCTTGGAGATGTTTGGGGCTGTTGTTTTCTTGGATATTACAAGCAGGCAGGCAGACAAGGTGTATCAGCTGACACCAGAGGATAAAGAGTTAGTTAGTGTCCGTCCCTTGATGCTGATATGGCCTCCTGTCTTCCCGCCAATGAAGGAAGGATGTGATCAAAAGGAGTCATGCACG GCTCAGACTGCAGCTTGA
- the LOC120655485 gene encoding uncharacterized protein LOC120655485 isoform X1: protein MALIPEGPSPCSSGAAPAYLKFPNPPPHGMEVETPPPPPVTAAAAAISSVLGDDDLLREILLRLGLPTSLLRAALVCRRWLRHASDPTFIRRFRAVHPPRLLGAYLATSAGLAPRLRFLPIRPVPELAAAARRAGAFFDAFKGSATSVYDSRSGRLLVTTFDDRHDSTRQVCGPLSPAGNTAVVPPPPPPPPIQLTNDDECLIYHYGEFLPDDDDGRSYFCVVMGYSELQTTVYLYELQDMSWVVRASAAAQLPLLPPRSRVMLFDNSKFYMLSATNKILVCDFPSSSISVMELPNGVLNKHGGCIMLSRGDGSGIFLVHVKESQLQIFHCGKDSDNPGNWLLVDYICLRQVCANLDMTTWPSVDGQSASVKICTVGDNARFVFLEMFGAVVFLDITSRQADKVYQLTPEDKELVSVRPLMLIWPPVFPPMKEGCDQKESCTVCLLTPFIVMLSVICLALCFLLVPSLGMTICDLLS from the exons ATGGCCCTGATTCCTGAAGGCCCGAGCCCCTGTTCCTCTGGAGCGGCACCGGCCTACCTGAAATTCCCAAACCCGCCGCCGCACGGAATGGAG GtcgagacgccgccgccgccgcctgtcaccgccgccgcggcggccattTCCTCGGTGCTCGGCGACGATGACCTCCTGCGCGagatcctcctccgcctcggcctcccaactagcctcctccgcgccgccctcgTGTGCCGGCGCTGGCTCCGCCACGCTTCAGACCCGACCTTCATCCGCCGGTTCCGAGCCGTCcacccgccgcgcctcctcggCGCCTACCTCGCCACCTCCGCCGGCCTCGCTCCGCGCCTGCGGTTCCTCCCGATCCGCCCGGtcccggagctcgccgccgcggcccgccgcgccggcgccttcTTCGACGCCTTCAAGGGCTCCGCCACCTCCGTCTACGACAGCCGCAGCGGTCGCCTCCTCGTCACCACCTTCGACGACCGCCACGACTCCACGCGCCAGGTCTGCGGCCCGCTGTCCCCCGCGGGGAACACGGCCGTGgtcccgccgcccccgcccccgccgccgatccAGCTCACCAACGACGACGAGTGCCTCATATACCACTATGGTGAGTTCCTccccgacgatgacgacggccgcTCCTACTTCTGCGTGGTGATGGGGTACAGCGAGCTGCAGACCACCGTCTACCTGTACGAGCTGCAGGACATGAGCTGGGTTGTCAGAGCCTCGGCGGCCGCGCAGCTCCCTTTATTGCCACCGAGATCGAGGGTTATGCTCTTTGATAATTCCAAATTCTACATGCTGTCCGCAACCAACAAGATTCTTGTATGCGATTTTCCATCCTCGAGTATCTCAGTCATGGAGCTCCCAAATGGGGTGTTGAACAAGCACGGCGGTTGCATCATGCTGTCCCGGGGAGACGGTTCTGGAATTTTTCTCGTGCATGTTAAAGAATCTCAGCTTCAAATCTTCCACTGCGGGAAGGACAGTGATAATCCAGGGAACTGGTTACTAGTGGATTATATTTGTTTGCGTCAGGTGTGCGCTAATTTGGATATGACAACTTGGCCTTCTGTGGATGGACAGAGTGCTAGTGTTAAGATATGCACTGTTGGGGACAATGCCAGATTTGTGTTCTTGGAGATGTTTGGGGCTGTTGTTTTCTTGGATATTACAAGCAGGCAGGCAGACAAGGTGTATCAGCTGACACCAGAGGATAAAGAGTTAGTTAGTGTCCGTCCCTTGATGCTGATATGGCCTCCTGTCTTCCCGCCAATGAAGGAAGGATGTGATCAAAAGGAGTCATGCACGGTTTGTCTCTTGACTCCCTTTATAGTAATGCTGTCCGTTATCTGTTTAGCTTTGTGCTTTCTGTTAGTCCCTTCTCTGGGTATGACAATTTGTGATCTGCTTAGTTAG
- the LOC120655485 gene encoding uncharacterized protein LOC120655485 isoform X2 yields MALIPEGPSPCSSGAAPAYLKFPNPPPHGMEVETPPPPHGMEVETPPPPPVTAAAAAISSVLGDDDLLREILLRLGLPTSLLRAALVCRRWLRHASDPTFIRRFRAVHPPRLLGAYLATSAGLAPRLRFLPIRPVPELAAAARRAGAFFDAFKGSATSVYDSRSGRLLVTTFDDRHDSTRQVCGPLSPAGNTAVVPPPPPPPPIQLTNDDECLIYHYGEFLPDDDDGRSYFCVVMGYSELQTTVYLYELQDMSWVVRASAAAQLPLLPPRSRVMLFDNSKFYMLSATNKILVCDFPSSSISVMELPNGVLNKHGGCIMLSRGDGSGIFLVHVKESQLQIFHCGKDSDNPGNWLLVDYICLRQVCANLDMTTWPSVDGQSASVKICTVGDNARFVFLEMFGAVVFLDITSRQADKVYQLTPEDKELVSVRPLMLIWPPVFPPMKEGCDQKESCTQAQTAA; encoded by the exons ATGGCCCTGATTCCTGAAGGCCCGAGCCCCTGTTCCTCTGGAGCGGCACCGGCCTACCTGAAATTCCCAAACCCGCCGCCGCACGGAATGGAGGtcgagacgccgccgccgccgcacggaaTGGAGGtcgagacgccgccgccgccgcctgtcaccgccgccgcggcggccattTCCTCGGTGCTCGGCGACGATGACCTCCTGCGCGagatcctcctccgcctcggcctcccaactagcctcctccgcgccgccctcgTGTGCCGGCGCTGGCTCCGCCACGCTTCAGACCCGACCTTCATCCGCCGGTTCCGAGCCGTCcacccgccgcgcctcctcggCGCCTACCTCGCCACCTCCGCCGGCCTCGCTCCGCGCCTGCGGTTCCTCCCGATCCGCCCGGtcccggagctcgccgccgcggcccgccgcgccggcgccttcTTCGACGCCTTCAAGGGCTCCGCCACCTCCGTCTACGACAGCCGCAGCGGTCGCCTCCTCGTCACCACCTTCGACGACCGCCACGACTCCACGCGCCAGGTCTGCGGCCCGCTGTCCCCCGCGGGGAACACGGCCGTGgtcccgccgcccccgcccccgccgccgatccAGCTCACCAACGACGACGAGTGCCTCATATACCACTATGGTGAGTTCCTccccgacgatgacgacggccgcTCCTACTTCTGCGTGGTGATGGGGTACAGCGAGCTGCAGACCACCGTCTACCTGTACGAGCTGCAGGACATGAGCTGGGTTGTCAGAGCCTCGGCGGCCGCGCAGCTCCCTTTATTGCCACCGAGATCGAGGGTTATGCTCTTTGATAATTCCAAATTCTACATGCTGTCCGCAACCAACAAGATTCTTGTATGCGATTTTCCATCCTCGAGTATCTCAGTCATGGAGCTCCCAAATGGGGTGTTGAACAAGCACGGCGGTTGCATCATGCTGTCCCGGGGAGACGGTTCTGGAATTTTTCTCGTGCATGTTAAAGAATCTCAGCTTCAAATCTTCCACTGCGGGAAGGACAGTGATAATCCAGGGAACTGGTTACTAGTGGATTATATTTGTTTGCGTCAGGTGTGCGCTAATTTGGATATGACAACTTGGCCTTCTGTGGATGGACAGAGTGCTAGTGTTAAGATATGCACTGTTGGGGACAATGCCAGATTTGTGTTCTTGGAGATGTTTGGGGCTGTTGTTTTCTTGGATATTACAAGCAGGCAGGCAGACAAGGTGTATCAGCTGACACCAGAGGATAAAGAGTTAGTTAGTGTCCGTCCCTTGATGCTGATATGGCCTCCTGTCTTCCCGCCAATGAAGGAAGGATGTGATCAAAAGGAGTCATGCACG CAGGCTCAGACTGCAGCTTGA